The Capsicum annuum cultivar UCD-10X-F1 chromosome 1, UCD10Xv1.1, whole genome shotgun sequence sequence tctattttatcgCTGTTATTAAATATTACTCGTTACTCAATGCATTTTCCAAAACTTCaaatttattactatatttataggatgatatagtaaaattatttttattatttattatttcttaatatatttatcaagttaataataaatatatattattggacagaaataataaataaatattattggataAAAGCATTAATACTTTTTTGGTAAAATAAAACATTATACTATACTCAATAGAGTCACCCAGCTGTACATATTTATGGATAAACCTGTCACCCAAAATTTAGCTTTCCACACATTTAAGACATTTTATGGCATTAATTATTGAAATGTATGTATAAACTAAtgtctttgaaataatttatatgacatattttattttttagttcatcccaaaaaatatcatttatttataattagaaaagaatttaattgtaattttttttctatcctTAATGATGTAATAATTTATAGTCacccaaatttttaaaaattgttttaGACCACACATCgcaaaaaaattttctttctttcttaaactttgtgccaagtcaaatggtattacataaattgagataaaaggaGTATTATTTACCTCTCTTTTAAGTGTCTCACTTAATTAACACTAGGGGCGGAGCTACACTTAGGCGAGGGGGTTCATCTGACCCCCTTCGgcagaaaattatactatttatatataattaaaattattttttacgtaTGTATAGTATATGTTGAACCTCCTTCGTTAGTTTATATGTAAACTTTTGAACCCCCTTAATGAAAATCCTGACTCCGCCACTGATTAACACGTTGTTttgaacataatttaattcatgaaaaataaacttcaactaCAAATAacaatatgaagaaacaacaattttattgataaacgaggtggttacaaatctgttcctcccttgattcttctctcaattttctccgtaattcgagttccattagtggcgtatttctcgaatgtaggaacatttggatttgatctccatgaaaatGTACTTGATTATCAAGAAGGGGGGGTTTTGATcttttatgaatatcccatgaatttacaGGGATTTTTTTGGAGATGGTTGATCTCTTTACGAATACCCATgagtttatgggatattcaagatgcaTGTTTCAGggaatatgttaccctttaaataggcgagATTTAGGGTAACGTATTCACCTAGAACTCtaatagaatttgaatttttttgaagagtcacgcaaattttagatgtctacaagcGTGTTAATTGCGACAATAAGGGTGAATTTGAAGGAGAAAGGGGGTGACAGGACAGTAATACACTCTTCTTGCTTTTgtataaaacaaaatattttaaagacataatacataaatgtgtcATTTAACTTAGCCCCAGCGGGCATCTACATTTTTCAATTTGGATATACACAAACAAACACTTAAACTAATATGAAGTTGAATAATCAGATACATGCGTCCTACATATATATGAAGTTCAACTTTATACACAAGTATATACATGTAATAAATTACTAAATTCATAAACTTCAGATCTTGAATTTGATTTggtcaaataaaatattattacaatggtctagaccaaaaaaaaaaaaaaacattattagTATTTGTAACCCCAACTGTACATGACAACTTGTCAATAAATTTATGGTTGCTACTATACTTGAGTAACACAACAAATTTGTGAAATTGATGTTGTCAAGTTGGCATGTAAAATTAATCTCAGGTGGTTTGATGAGAAGTAAATCTTTTCAGCATTATTTGTTCATGTTCAAGCTGTGACCCGAATTTTATTGATCTGACTCTAAAAAGTTCGCGGTGTCTcatatttgtgatttttcatAGGGTctatggtggtagcgtagggatcgggccgaCCTGTatatttttgggcctaggacttatttgtatacacgtattatataagtgcgttTAGTGGGCTGTTTCGGGTAGTTCTTATATACACGAAATTGAGACTATcgtctccacattgtactcctctccattatagtgaattcctctgcctctgcccgtgatTTTTCCCGCAAggatttccacgtaaatttgtgtgttcttgtttttccttttgcttgtggtttgcttattttgTCCGATTAATATCAGTTCATTTTAATACTCCTATTATAGTTCGGAGGGAAGCTTTGacgtaactggtaaagttattgtcatgtCATCAAGAGGTTGACAATATTAGTTAGAACTAAACTCGTAACCTTTGAAATTGAGCTTCTCCGGTCCTGGCCTTCTGGGAGAGTTGCTTCTTTCTTTGACTTGGTTTGCGGACTTCAAAAGGTTTCCAGAAGTCCTAGTACTCTTTCGCAATCCACTCTAAGAAAAAGGCAAGTATAGTTACTCTACCTTACAGTAGATCCAGCTTCCCTTCGGGTTTCAATTAGGACATGTGGTCCTCAGGAAGCCATCGGTTCAAACTATGAAAACAACCTCTTGTACAAAATGTAGAGCATATAATAGATCCTTGTGCTCTGACCCTTCTTCGGACCCTGTGCATAGCAATTGTAGAGGCGGAGCGAAGATTTGAAGTCTGTGGGTTTTGAATTAAGtaaaaaagcataaaaaatcaagaaaaaaaaacatatgttGTTATGGTTCGAACCCATGtctgtgggccaaaaatgccTTAAAACTCACCCAACAACCACTGTGCCATGCAACAATGTTTGACAATGAGTTCGcagtatataaaaatatacatatattcagaatttagtagtataaatATAGGGTCTATGTAAAAGCTActgggttcacccgaacccccgtAGGTACTGTAGCTCCGCCCCTAATAGTGAGAGCTTTAATATTATTATACAACAACATATTTAGTGTAATTCTGTGAGTGAAGTCTGGAAAGAATAACGTGTACACAATCTTATCCTTATCTTGTGAAGGTAGACATGTTGTCACCAATGGACCTTCGATTTAAAATTTGAGTTGCGTTagtacttttaaaaatttaatggaTTCGGTATTATACATACATGAGAAAGTTAATAACAAAAAAGTTAatgagttttttctttttcttttttaaacatTAAGAGTCGTGTGAGATGAAAGTCTCATGTACGGTTTTGAAGGAGAAAAGAAGAGATAAATTCCCTTTTTTATTCTGACTCTTCCACTCCAATCGTTGATTTTCTTTATGTTGCATCAAAAGTTATTGCTTCACCTTCAACTACTCGAATTTTtgatgttaaaaaataattacttcaCCTTCACCTACTCGAATTTTCGATTTTCTTTATGTTACATCAAAAATAATTGCTTCACCTTCAGTTACTCGAATTTTCAATGTTTTTTATATTACATCGAAAGTAATTGCTTCACCTTCAGCTACTCGAATTTTCGATATTCTTTATGTTACATCAAAAATAATTGTTTCACCTTTAACTACTcgaatttttgttcttttatggtACATCAAAAGTAACTGCTTCACCTTCAACTACTCGAATTTTGTTCTTTATGTTACATCAAAACTAATTGTTACATCTTCAACTACttaaatttttgttctttatgttACATCAAAAGTAATCACCGAATTTTCGATGTTTTTTAtgttacataaaaaataattgctTCCCCTTCAACTACtcaaatttttgttctttatgttACATCAAAAGTAATCGGTGAATTTTCGATGTTCTTTATGTTACATCAAAAATAATTGCTTTCGCTTCAACTACtcaaatttttgttctttatgttACATCAAAAGTAATCGCCGAATTTCCGATATTCTTTACGTTACATCAAAAATAATTGCTTCCCCTTCAACTactcaaatttttattctttatgttACATTAAAAGTAATTGTTTCATCTTCAACTACTCgaattttagttctttatattacATCAGGAGTAACTGTCGAATTTTCAATGTTCTCTATGTTACATCAAAATAATTGCTTCACCTTCAACTACTcgaattttttatgttttttttttatttctcattatgAATGGATCCCATAGCATAAGCCACCATGTGAATCTAGACATTGACATATTTCTACAAAATCATACATTTTCATGTTACACTTAAATTGGTCCCCAATagatgcatataaatatgtttaattATACTTCAATTAGGGTTAAAATTGCATTGTATCTTGTTGTATAGAAAAATGTACATGTCTACGTCATACCTCTTGGGATTTTTCGAATTCTACTAATACGCGATGCGTATTTTGAACTATAGTCTACGTCACACTCGCATTTCCCAATAACTCTGCTTATGCAGGATGCGTTGTGCAGCATACTGTTCTTTTTACTATAGTCTAGCAAGTAAAAAGAcaagtaaagcatctagtatccCCTGAACTATGCCTGAATTTGCTAcaacacactccaactttacgggggtttagcgtatttttgtcattctttttagctgacgtgacatctTTGACGTGGACCCCGTTTTATGTAATTAAGGTGGCGTCAACACAAAAAGGTGacaaaaaaatgttaaaattgagttcaggggtaataAAACTCCtgtgaagttgaagtgtgtcgtaacaactttggcCATAATTCGAGGGCTACTAAATGCTTATCTCTAAAAATGGTGTAATCCTTCTTCCATGTCTATGAAGATAGATATGTgataaaatgttgaaaaataattttatgattgtACCTTGTGCTCGAGAGATAGCTATTCATACACTGATAGAGTATATGATTCTCGAGAAGAGAgaagtggtggtggtggtggcggtcTCTCTGAATCCCCCGTCGCCCAAATTCGACTATTGAATCAAAAGTTGGATCTACATTCAATCACACCCGAATTCACATAACCACGAGGCCACACCCTTGTATGCCTCATTATCAATTTTACACTTAGTTGGATCGGTCTCATTTTAATGTTTCAACGTTTTGGGATTCTCATAATTACTAGTAAAATACAATTTTTTGGTTTTGACCGTTGGAAAATGCTGATGTGGTAATTTTTTTACTTCATCACGCGCCTCATTGCGTTTGAACACACTTTTCCTGCCAAGTGAACCACAAAGGGGGTGTCGACGTATTAAATTAACAAATTCCGAGTGGTACTTAAGATAAACGATAGTTTAAGTGTTCACTAAATAAAACATTACAAGTTCAAGAGGTAATTAAAActtctctcatttttcttttgataacCGTGATGTTCGGTCCAACTTGCGCGCACCTCGACAAAATTCTCGaaatacctgccacctcccaccaacatGTGTCAAGTAACTCTCCACCAACGCCAGAACAGATGGAAAAAAATCACCTTGTATTTGACTCTGTTGGAAACTGAACGTGAGACCTCATAGTGTTCAGCCCAACTTCGtagaaccactaggccacacccttgggtgcctGATTATCAATTTTACTCTTAGTTGGATCGAGATCTCATTTCAACGTTTTGGGATTCTCATAATGACTAGTAAAATACAAGTTAGACGtcgcaacaacaacaacatacccagtatattcacaccaagtggggtctgaggaggacAGACGTCGCAAAAAAAAAAATCGGAGCCTAGAAAGGAAAGGGTTTTCATAAATGTTAAAAACAAGTTCAACAAAAACCCAGGGCATACAACTCCAGAAGAACATCTAAATTTACACTCTGAACAACAATTTATAAAGTTGTCGAAACAAAATCTAACACAGGAATGCCCACGGGTTCCCGACAGGTTCCGGAAAACATTCTGTTATCGTCAAAgaacaaatatcataaatgacGGAAAAAGGAAGACGGCTCAAAAGGCAAGAGTTGCACGACTTGTTCTCTTACTTGGCGGCCAAGGAGGGGAATTGGCCGACATCTTCAATGGATGGCGCTGCAACGTTGTTGTTTCCACTATATCCACCGCCATTACCTCTTCCACGGCCCCTGCCCCTACCACGGCCACCAGGGCGAGAGAATTCTCCCTCAGCAGGCTTCAGAAACTCATTTATGGTTTGAGTCTGCAAGAAAGTTACTTATCAAGACTCATAATTGAAACGGCAATTAAATCTATTGCACGCTCAACCTATGTTGCTCAAACTTTTCAAAAATGTCGACTGGTGCATatcggatcctccaaaagtagtgtatttttgaaggatccgacacgggtgcaacaacttttttggagagtccgagcaacttagcgcTTAACCATTAGTAGATCAACGTCTCATCTTCGGAATATTATACTACACGGGATCCTACTTTCAGTGTAGTAAACTCTCACCCTCTTcaggtgaaaaagaaaaaacagtaTGCAATGGACTGACACTGTATGAATGTTTACACAAtatttggaaaaattataatACTGACGGCAGCGTAACGTTGGACACTAAGGGGTACATTTCGAGGATTTTATAAGAACAGTAGCACTAATAgactgggattagttatgctcgGACTATTTCCTATCCACTGTTTGGTTTAGTGTATTAATGACAAGTCTTGTCTATAGACATGCTTATCCATGTATTAATAATGTAATGCTAATTCCACGGTTTGCTATGtgttagttatacaccctatgaTACTGAATAGGTgaataactaatacatgtattagatTCTCTAATACATTCTACCATCCTTGCACTTGTGGCGTGGCAGGATGCGTTCCCTTAAGCAAAGACCATGCTACATACGTAACTATTGacaaataaagattttatgaaACGGAAGGCCAAGTTACtcagactctccaaaaatgtctacgggtgcgtgttggatcctccaaaaatagtgtatttttgaaggatcccaGATGgatgcggcaacatttttggagagttcgagcaacttagaTGGAAGGGATTCCCAAGAAACGCATGAAGGAATGATGCTATAATACCGATACAGACTTAAAAAGACCACGCTACATACGTAACTTTTGACAAATAAAGAGTTTATGAAATGGAAGGctaagttactcggactcttcaaaaatgtttacgggtgcgtgtcggatcctccaaaaatagcgtatttttgaaggatccgagatggatgcggcaacatttttggagagtccgagcaacttagatggAAGGGATTCccaagaaacacataaagaaatGACGCTGTAATACCGATATAGACTTAAAAAGAAGCTAACATACCTTTTTGGCTTTTTCCACCGTCTCTCTCTTCTTATCTTTCTCAGCACCCTGCCCAGACATAAAATTTCAACCATGACGAATACGCCAGCATACACAACACAATCGAAATATCATAGCGGCAAGCACTAAATAACTCACTAATTTGATGAAGATCTCGTCATCGTTCTTCTTGTTTGAGAGAAGTTGCATGGATTCGAGTTCTTTATCCAAATTGACCTTTCGTTCCTCTTGCTTTTGAGCCAACAATGTCTTCCTCTTCTCTTCCATTACCTTCTCATACTCCTCGAGGGTCATCTCCTACAACACAAGCAGATATGAATAATAAATAGTTCCCGGTTGACGACCATACACacgtaacataaaaataaaaacaggTGGAATCATGCaaataacactagaaacaacttCGTAATTAGGTACCTAGTCTACCAGAAAACATTAGTTTAAGTTCGTGGTTATTTCAAAGAAACATCAGCAGCAGGTAACATTTATAACATCATAATGTCATCGTAAAAAGAAACCGGGAGTAGTAAGTGaaacctaagttgctcggactcttcaaaaatgtctacgggTGTGTGTCCGATCCTccaaaaatattgtatttttgaaggatctgacacgGGTGCgccaacatttttggagagtccgagcaacttagaatGAAACTGACCAGCGCAGCAAGTGGTTACTATATTTTAGTCAAGAAAGCAGGCATAAAGCCTACAAAAATAATAATGCTCACAAATGGAAGAGCAGTAAACAACCACTTTATAGTCGATGCATCCTACTTGTACAAGTTGGCTTTCACTACCATTCTACACTGACAAACCGACCACCTCAGTTGCACGGACTTTTCACTTTTGATGCTGCACCCGTGTCTGATTCTCCAAAAATAAACTACTTTTGGCGAATCCGACACGCAACCGCCGACATTTTtggaagagtccgagcaacataccCCCCCCACCCAAAAGCACATTTTGCAATAGGCAAACTTGGAGGGAGTAATTGTAGCAAGGTATCCACCAACGGATGCCTAGAATCATTTGTAAGAAATTGATGATTGTTATGAAATTCCAAATTCCTCGGTTACCTTCAATGCATGTAGCAAACTGCAAATACAAAGCTTTAACGCGATGTCCATTCCAACTTACTTTTATATGTGAATACACGCAACGTGTGGCTGTTAATTCCTGGTGTCTATAGGAAGGATATGATACTATCACAGAAAATACTGCGATAATGTTGAAGAATCTTATCGACAAAATTTAGAATATATTACTTGTTTCGGAAAAAGCTAGACTGCACTAGAATTTGGACAACTGAGCTAATCGACAAGGAGACAACTCAGGAATTCAACTAAGAATTTACGTtgcatcccccccccccccaaccacCACAAGAGGATGACAGTGCCGTGACACGGATATTAATTTGTAACAGTAGAAAAGGACATGTAAGCAAGCAAAACAAATAACGATCTTCGCCAGAAAATGACGGTTACCTTCTCCTCGGGTTCCTTCTCTTCTGGCTCAGCAGCAGCAGAATCCGGATTGGCGTCTCCGGCATCTTCCTGTCCAGCTTGTTTCTCAGCCTCAACAATCTTCTCACCACCATTAACAGGCACTTCAGTCTCCCTGAATTTGGATTAGAAAACCATCATCAAACTACCCGAAAAAATTAATACGTAAAAGCCAAGGGAAATAAAGAAACGAAAATTGAGAAGACAGTCTCACTGTGCAATATCATCTTCAGGGGTTCCCCAATTCCCACGACCAGAGCCCTCTCGTTTAACAAACTCATTCCTACACAATAGAACAGATCAATAAAGATACACATCATATGCACAAGAAACCAAGGCAACCACAATAAGCGCAACGTCGAGCTATTGAACAACGCAATAGCAGAATCACTTACCCACGACCGGTTCCACTTCGTCGATCAAACATTCTCCTTGGGCGTTCCCCATCTCCTTCTGCAGCATCCCCATTATTGAAACCACCACGACGACCCCCACGGAACCCCCCACGAGATCCACCGTAACCACCTCTCCTTTCAGAGACCTTTCCTGATTCTCCATCTTCTGGAGCGCTGGACCGCCCAGAGAATCCATTATTGCTGCCAAAAGCGTTCTCCTCATCAGCAAATTCTTGGTTAAACCCGCGTCCACGCCCTCGAC is a genomic window containing:
- the LOC107850873 gene encoding RGG repeats nuclear RNA binding protein A; its protein translation is MATLNPFDLLEDDAEDPSLVIAAQQLKKVAATAAPVVSKKGAATKAPVAAAAAKLPSKPLPPTQAVREARSEGQRGGGRGGPRGGARGRGRGRGFNQEFADEENAFGSNNGFSGRSSAPEDGESGKVSERRGGYGGSRGGFRGGRRGGFNNGDAAEGDGERPRRMFDRRSGTGRGNEFVKREGSGRGNWGTPEDDIAQETEVPVNGGEKIVEAEKQAGQEDAGDANPDSAAAEPEEKEPEEKEMTLEEYEKVMEEKRKTLLAQKQEERKVNLDKELESMQLLSNKKNDDEIFIKLGAEKDKKRETVEKAKKTQTINEFLKPAEGEFSRPGGRGRGRGRGRGNGGGYSGNNNVAAPSIEDVGQFPSLAAK